CGGTGGGCGTCGCGGCGGACAAAGTAGTCGCCACCCAGATCAGCGTAGTCACAGTCGTCGGTGAGCAGGTACCAGGCGATCACCAGGATCGAGTGGCCCACGGCCATGGCCGCCTTCTTCTTGCCGATGCGGCGGGCCAGCCGCCAGTACTGGGCGGCCAGATAGGTGTCGC
This Actinomycetota bacterium DNA region includes the following protein-coding sequences:
- a CDS encoding IS110 family transposase, whose amino-acid sequence is DTYLAAQYWRLARRIGKKKAAMAVGHSILVIAWYLLTDDCDYADLGGDYFVRRDAHRSRQRAVAQLQALGYQVTLEPLAA